One part of the Salinivirga cyanobacteriivorans genome encodes these proteins:
- the mnmH gene encoding tRNA 2-selenouridine(34) synthase MnmH: MPKEVSITHFLNHLVHVTLIDVRTPAEFEKGHIPGAVNIPLFSNKERAHVGTVYKQESRDAAIELGYQYVNPRLKKYIAESEKVAPDGNVVVYCWRGGMRSHAFAKHLKKNGFKEVYVIEHGYKAYRNLAVNNYTEGDLRVLGGYTGSGKTHILHEIAKRGEQVIDLEGLANHKGSAFGNIGLGAQPTTEQFANNLYWEWHKLDFSKPIWIEDESVNIGDVNLPVPLFRRMRQADLFFLEMSKAVRAKLLVEEYTVDNKEKLASAIQRIRKRLGTQNTKTALLKLQENNFYEVALIALGYYDKYYKKGMEKRNSGHVQVIKLKNTNALTNAKQILKLQYV, encoded by the coding sequence ATGCCAAAAGAAGTAAGTATTACCCATTTTTTGAATCACCTGGTGCACGTAACTCTGATTGATGTGCGCACCCCTGCCGAGTTTGAAAAAGGACATATTCCCGGCGCTGTGAATATTCCGCTGTTTTCGAATAAGGAAAGGGCACATGTGGGAACGGTATATAAACAGGAGTCCCGGGATGCCGCTATAGAACTGGGATATCAGTATGTGAATCCCAGGCTTAAAAAATATATAGCAGAATCAGAAAAGGTTGCCCCTGATGGGAATGTTGTTGTTTATTGTTGGCGGGGAGGTATGCGAAGTCATGCTTTTGCCAAACATCTTAAGAAAAACGGATTTAAAGAGGTTTATGTAATTGAGCATGGTTACAAAGCTTATCGTAACCTTGCTGTAAATAATTACACAGAGGGAGATTTGCGCGTGCTTGGTGGGTATACAGGAAGCGGTAAAACACATATTTTACATGAAATTGCAAAGCGTGGCGAGCAGGTTATAGACCTTGAAGGCTTGGCCAATCATAAAGGCTCCGCATTTGGGAATATTGGTCTGGGGGCACAACCCACTACCGAGCAATTTGCCAATAATCTTTATTGGGAATGGCATAAACTTGATTTCAGTAAACCAATATGGATTGAAGATGAAAGCGTTAATATTGGGGATGTTAACCTTCCTGTCCCACTTTTCAGGCGCATGCGCCAGGCAGATCTCTTTTTCCTGGAGATGAGCAAAGCAGTACGTGCAAAACTGCTTGTAGAGGAGTATACTGTCGATAACAAAGAAAAACTGGCTTCAGCCATACAAAGAATAAGAAAAAGGCTGGGCACCCAAAACACCAAAACTGCCCTGTTAAAACTCCAGGAAAACAACTTTTATGAGGTGGCCCTTATTGCCCTCGGTTATTACGACAAGTATTACAAAAAAGGAATGGAGAAAAGAAATTCAGGGCATGTTCAGGTCATTAAACTAAAAAACACCAATGCATTAACCAATGCAAAACAAATATTAAAATTACAATATGTCTGA
- the selD gene encoding selenide, water dikinase SelD, translated as MSEIKLTQYSHGAGCGCKIAPSLLTDILKTSMPEVTDSKLIVGNTTRDDAAVYDMGDGTAVISTTDFFMPIADDPFTFGKIAAANAMSDVYAMGGKPLMGIAILGWPIDKLSAEVAAEVMAGGRAVCKEAGIVLAGGHSIDSPEPIFGLAVTGRVEIEKLKRNDTATEGCRLYLTKPLGVGILSTAQKQGKLKAEHANIAPESMCKLNDVGLELAEIDGVKSMTDVTGFGLMGHLTEMCEGSNLSAIIEFEKVPKLQESREYIEAKCLPGGLHKNWHTYKAHVQLVLL; from the coding sequence ATGTCTGAAATAAAACTCACACAATACAGCCATGGTGCAGGATGCGGCTGTAAGATTGCCCCATCGCTGTTGACAGATATTTTGAAAACCAGCATGCCGGAGGTGACTGATAGTAAGTTGATTGTAGGAAACACAACACGTGACGATGCTGCTGTTTACGATATGGGAGATGGAACAGCTGTAATTAGCACCACCGATTTTTTTATGCCCATTGCAGATGACCCGTTTACATTTGGTAAAATTGCCGCAGCCAATGCAATGAGCGATGTATATGCTATGGGCGGTAAGCCATTAATGGGCATTGCCATTCTGGGTTGGCCCATAGATAAATTATCAGCTGAGGTCGCTGCAGAAGTAATGGCGGGTGGACGAGCTGTTTGCAAAGAGGCTGGTATTGTGCTTGCCGGAGGACATAGCATCGATAGCCCTGAGCCTATTTTTGGACTGGCCGTTACCGGAAGAGTAGAAATAGAAAAACTAAAACGTAATGACACTGCCACGGAAGGATGCCGGCTTTATTTAACCAAACCTTTGGGTGTGGGAATATTATCTACAGCTCAGAAACAAGGTAAGTTAAAGGCTGAACACGCTAATATAGCTCCTGAATCGATGTGCAAACTAAATGATGTGGGGCTTGAACTGGCAGAAATTGATGGTGTAAAGTCCATGACAGACGTTACCGGTTTTGGTCTAATGGGACACCTGACCGAGATGTGTGAGGGAAGTAATCTTAGTGCAATAATAGAGTTTGAAAAGGTGCCCAAATTACAAGAGTCAAGGGAATACATAGAGGCAAAATGTTTGCCGGGCGGGCTGCATAAAAACTGGCACACCTACAAAGCGCATGTGCAATTAGTTCTACTTTAA
- a CDS encoding IS701 family transposase, whose amino-acid sequence MYLSEYEYFFKNKTKTNFDKASQYVEGLALSDLKNIERISETLNANYHQMQHFITESNWDARAVIDQTAKNVDQALPNRKLTGLLIDESGWVKKGKKSVGVDHQYCGNVGKTANSQVAVFGCLCNDKYASLVDTRLYLPKSWIDDQGRCEAAGIPREDRIFRTKPELATEIVKHQLEMGISFDYVGADGLYGNDIVFTRSVADLGLIYMLDIHSNQKIYLEEPELYLPERKSNRGRAPKKLKASTSAVNADTYIKTLSAKDWKKLNIRDSAKGKLKGLFHFKTVYIWDKASNAVEKRLLVVSKRKTNDCVETKYSFTNAELVQYTEQALAYMQAQRFFIEHSFKEQKQILGMDHFQTRKWKSWYHQVALNMIVGSFMLKEKILNQDQIPLLSARDIMDFLVYKFYREMTDERMLEKLEHRHKKRQRDIDYCYSKQ is encoded by the coding sequence GTGTATTTGTCTGAATATGAGTATTTTTTCAAAAATAAAACAAAGACAAACTTCGATAAAGCCTCTCAATATGTCGAAGGACTTGCATTAAGCGATTTGAAAAACATAGAACGCATAAGTGAAACATTGAATGCCAACTATCATCAGATGCAGCATTTCATAACAGAATCTAACTGGGATGCTCGGGCTGTCATCGATCAAACTGCAAAAAATGTAGACCAAGCATTGCCCAATCGGAAGTTAACAGGACTACTCATCGATGAAAGTGGTTGGGTTAAAAAGGGAAAGAAAAGCGTTGGTGTTGATCATCAGTATTGTGGGAATGTAGGAAAAACAGCAAACTCACAGGTAGCCGTTTTTGGCTGCCTTTGTAATGACAAATACGCCTCGTTGGTCGATACCAGGCTTTATTTACCAAAATCATGGATCGATGATCAGGGTAGATGTGAAGCTGCAGGTATACCCCGTGAAGATAGGATTTTCCGCACAAAACCAGAGTTGGCAACAGAAATAGTAAAGCATCAACTTGAAATGGGTATATCATTTGATTACGTTGGAGCGGATGGCCTATATGGAAATGACATTGTATTTACCCGTTCTGTGGCTGATTTGGGCTTAATTTATATGCTTGATATTCATAGTAATCAAAAGATATATTTAGAAGAGCCAGAACTTTATTTGCCCGAACGCAAGAGTAATCGGGGGCGCGCCCCAAAAAAGCTAAAAGCAAGTACATCAGCAGTTAATGCCGACACCTACATTAAAACCCTGTCCGCAAAGGATTGGAAGAAATTAAATATTCGCGATTCTGCAAAAGGCAAACTCAAGGGGCTCTTTCATTTCAAGACTGTTTACATTTGGGACAAAGCCTCCAATGCCGTTGAAAAACGTTTATTGGTTGTTTCGAAAAGAAAAACAAATGATTGCGTAGAGACTAAATATTCATTCACAAATGCCGAACTTGTCCAGTACACCGAACAAGCACTGGCATATATGCAGGCACAGCGTTTTTTTATAGAGCACAGTTTCAAAGAACAAAAGCAAATATTGGGGATGGACCATTTTCAGACTCGTAAATGGAAATCATGGTATCATCAAGTTGCATTAAATATGATTGTAGGCAGTTTTATGTTAAAGGAGAAAATTTTAAATCAGGACCAGATTCCATTGCTTTCTGCAAGGGACATCATGGATTTTTTGGTATATAAGTTTTACCGTGAAATGACAGATGAGCGTATGTTGGAAAAATTGGAACATCGACACAAAAAAAGGCAACGGGATATAGATTACTGTTATTCAAAACAATAA
- a CDS encoding DMT family transporter, with protein sequence MCKKGRCGHYCTLSVYGSMVASLVAFMFTNDGIPEISVNSGFSLLYLGLIGTLVCYFITVWVQQYVPAIKVSLILATEPVFAALCSFIFINETLNPQELLGATLILSGVIIHNWVKHRIKRKAARLAHRN encoded by the coding sequence ATTTGTAAAAAAGGCCGATGCGGGCATTATTGTACTCTATCAGTTTATGGGTCCATGGTGGCAAGTCTTGTGGCCTTTATGTTTACCAACGATGGTATACCAGAAATTTCTGTAAATTCAGGTTTCTCGTTACTTTACCTGGGCCTTATTGGCACCCTGGTTTGTTATTTCATAACTGTTTGGGTACAGCAATATGTTCCGGCCATAAAAGTATCGCTGATATTAGCTACAGAGCCCGTATTTGCAGCTTTATGCAGTTTTATTTTCATAAACGAAACCCTGAATCCACAAGAACTACTTGGGGCAACACTTATACTTTCAGGAGTGATTATTCATAATTGGGTAAAGCATCGCATCAAAAGAAAAGCCGCCAGATTAGCGCACCGTAATTAA
- a CDS encoding DMT family transporter codes for MYIFLLFLVSLIWGSTFFIIKDTVTTVDESFIVFVRTGLAFFALLIYNLLKNPQKIKQKKAFFYGTILGFLLASIYLSQTIGLKFTSTGHSAFITGSAVVIVPFLLFTLFKHKIFKIDLASVGIVLVGLFFLTYDLETDINIGDIITLITAISLAFHIVFAQRFVKKADAGIIVLYQFMGPWWQVLWPLCLPTMVYQKFL; via the coding sequence ATGTACATTTTTCTGCTTTTTCTGGTTTCCCTTATTTGGGGCTCAACCTTTTTCATTATCAAAGATACGGTTACAACAGTAGATGAATCGTTTATTGTTTTCGTACGTACAGGTCTGGCATTTTTTGCTTTATTGATTTACAACCTGCTTAAAAACCCCCAAAAGATCAAGCAAAAAAAGGCCTTTTTTTACGGTACGATTTTGGGTTTTTTACTGGCTTCGATATACCTGAGTCAAACAATCGGACTTAAATTTACGAGTACAGGCCATAGTGCATTTATAACCGGTTCGGCAGTGGTGATTGTACCTTTTTTACTGTTTACGTTATTCAAGCATAAAATTTTTAAAATAGACCTCGCTTCGGTAGGCATTGTTTTAGTAGGATTATTCTTCCTGACCTACGACCTTGAAACCGATATTAACATTGGCGATATAATTACCCTGATTACGGCGATATCGTTGGCTTTTCACATAGTGTTTGCCCAGCGATTTGTAAAAAAGGCCGATGCGGGCATTATTGTACTCTATCAGTTTATGGGTCCATGGTGGCAAGTCTTGTGGCCTTTATGTTTACCAACGATGGTATACCAGAAATTTCTGTAA
- a CDS encoding pirin family protein gives MYNRLITNIRPLGFTWQTQNPFLFCVHHLDHYPKGNEELGPDASFAGRNLGQDFTTKDGWRMYHGEAIPGFPAHPHRGFETVTVVLNGFVDHSDSHGAAGRYGNGDVQWMTAGAGLQHAEMFPLLNRNEDNPLELFQIWLNLPKAQKFADPHYKMLWAEDIPVYTQKDAKGNVSEITLIAGTIEDVSAPAPAPDSYAADAENDVSIWLIKMAPHASLELPTASAEADRSLYYYRGSGIKAAGIDIKPYHSIDLLADEKVILENGYDEAFLLLLQGKPINEPVVQHGPFVMSTGAEIKQAIMDYQQTQFGGWPWPRHDNVHNREEGRFAKYADGKEERP, from the coding sequence ATGTACAACCGTTTAATCACAAATATTCGACCGTTGGGCTTTACCTGGCAAACTCAGAACCCATTTTTGTTTTGCGTGCATCATTTGGATCATTATCCTAAAGGTAACGAGGAGTTAGGACCCGATGCTTCGTTTGCAGGGCGCAATTTAGGGCAGGATTTTACTACCAAAGACGGGTGGCGTATGTACCATGGAGAGGCCATTCCTGGCTTTCCGGCGCACCCACACCGTGGGTTCGAAACCGTTACAGTTGTGCTCAATGGGTTTGTCGATCATTCCGATTCACATGGTGCAGCAGGTCGCTATGGCAACGGCGATGTGCAATGGATGACAGCCGGCGCCGGGTTGCAACATGCGGAAATGTTTCCTTTACTGAATCGAAACGAGGATAATCCATTGGAGCTATTTCAAATTTGGCTCAATTTACCCAAAGCACAGAAATTTGCCGATCCGCATTACAAAATGCTCTGGGCAGAAGATATTCCGGTTTACACCCAAAAAGATGCAAAAGGGAATGTTTCAGAAATTACCCTCATAGCCGGTACAATTGAAGATGTCTCAGCTCCGGCACCTGCTCCGGACTCATATGCCGCTGACGCAGAAAATGATGTGAGTATATGGTTGATTAAAATGGCCCCGCATGCCAGCCTGGAATTGCCCACTGCATCTGCAGAGGCAGATCGCTCACTTTATTATTATCGTGGTTCAGGTATTAAGGCGGCTGGTATCGATATTAAACCCTACCATTCAATTGATTTGCTTGCAGATGAAAAAGTAATTCTGGAAAACGGATACGATGAAGCTTTTCTGTTGCTCCTGCAAGGCAAGCCTATAAATGAACCTGTAGTGCAGCATGGTCCGTTTGTAATGAGTACCGGTGCTGAGATTAAACAAGCCATTATGGATTATCAACAAACACAGTTTGGAGGGTGGCCCTGGCCACGACATGATAACGTACACAATCGTGAGGAGGGTAGGTTTGCCAAATATGCCGATGGTAAAGAGGAGCGCCCGTAA
- a CDS encoding S8 family serine peptidase has protein sequence MKNFFTLVITGLIMLSLSSHAQTQKEKEQILKATQVNKLLDISKRLEAQNAANRQKALKLAKEKAWIIQKETGQGFMELQGVSENGKPLYYITNNADAAESVSTNEVWSGGSAGLNLDGTGMLAGEWDGGDVLTTHQEFNNTGSSRVTDKDGVSSTHYHATHVAGTIIAGGVEAAAMGMAYNAALDAYDWDYDESEMAAAAADGLLISNHSYGFSAGWTWNGSSWEWYGDESISSEEDYQFGFYSSYTAEIDNIALNAPYYLICKAAGNDRGDGATQTGHPQDGGADGYDCIGYKGNAKNILTVGATRDVAGGYSGNPADVEMTSFSSWGPTDDGRIKPDISGNGYNLYSTYDGNNSDYNAISGTSMATPNVTGSLLLLQEHYNENYGGFMKAATLKALAIHTADETGPNDGPDYMFGWGLLNTESAAKVITDKDVYSFIKEESLTDGATYTLEVTAAGTEPLVATIVWADPAGTPVPAQLDPTDVMLVNDLDMTIDDGTTNYYPWKLDGQNPANAATTGDNNVDNVEKVYIASPTAGTYTITINHDGTITDGPQNFSLIVSGISNGYATVNTGAVSNVTKTSADIAGEVLNDNGSAVSERGFVYNTTGSPTTVDTKVQVGSGTGSFSTTISGLTQGTTYYVNTYAINTEGTAYGTARSFTTLKDNIFYDGFETDKGWTFNDEWERGAPQAEGGVNYGNPDPGVAFSGSNILGLDLSGYGSNPGDYEPSLADREAYAYSPVINCSNYTNVGLEFQRWLNIESPTYDHAYIDISTDGGSIWTEIWTNTAGIEDATWNEITLDISSYADGASSVQIRFSIGATDGGWQYSGWNIDEFYITGIPTNTYTTTFTVTDDSDGHPITGANININSSLLTTNTSGEATIDLPDGTYSYSITKNGYRDTTSSITVNGAAVNENVALTPYPPLSFNHSITNVTCNGGTDGIITISNISGGSGSGYQYSSDGGSSWQTETMFTGLSASDYNLQVKDDANNYSSITTVSITEPAAITFDVAVTDVSVYGGSDGAIDINNAAGGSGSYEYSIDNGVTYHASASFTDLTAGDYTIIVRDLMGCASAPASATINQPPPPEYTVTFNVTDADDSHAIDGATIEINNTTITTDTNGEATINLPDNDYPYTANKNGYEAYSGNVAVSGADITENIQLTPYGPITFDINSTNVTCYGGSDGIIAIERAQGGSGSGYMYSIDGGTTWQANYLFENLAPGSYDIQVKDGEGNLSVIITRSIVEPNEVTFTWNATDVSSNGGSDGEIEFTNVSGGYAPYEYSIDEGITWQGSELFTGLAAGTFSLVVRDANGCLSPLQTVTITEPPVETYTVLFVVMADGHPTDAASIDINSTTIDTNTDGEATIDLPDGTYTYTVTLDEYEDITGSVTVAGSDLTENITFVGINDIFPQGGALYPNPTTGIVQIEWAGQCEVTVLNALGKIITTKEVNQQATLNLSSASEGIYLVRIKADNEIFTKRLIINR, from the coding sequence ATGAAGAATTTTTTTACGCTTGTAATTACAGGTTTGATTATGCTCTCCCTCTCTTCTCATGCTCAAACCCAAAAAGAAAAAGAACAAATTTTAAAGGCTACCCAGGTAAATAAATTACTGGATATTAGCAAACGCCTTGAAGCCCAAAATGCAGCCAACCGGCAAAAAGCCCTTAAACTTGCTAAAGAAAAGGCATGGATAATTCAAAAAGAAACCGGACAAGGCTTTATGGAACTGCAAGGTGTTTCAGAAAACGGAAAGCCGCTCTATTATATTACCAATAATGCAGATGCAGCCGAAAGTGTCTCTACCAATGAAGTCTGGTCTGGCGGTAGCGCAGGCCTCAATTTAGATGGAACAGGTATGCTCGCAGGCGAATGGGACGGCGGCGATGTGCTCACTACACATCAGGAATTTAATAATACAGGCTCTTCCAGGGTTACCGATAAAGATGGTGTATCATCCACACATTATCATGCAACGCACGTGGCAGGAACCATAATTGCCGGAGGTGTAGAAGCTGCCGCAATGGGGATGGCCTACAATGCCGCACTTGATGCCTACGACTGGGATTACGATGAGAGTGAAATGGCCGCAGCAGCAGCCGACGGACTTCTAATTTCTAACCACTCATATGGCTTTTCTGCCGGTTGGACCTGGAATGGATCTTCATGGGAATGGTACGGAGACGAATCAATCAGCTCTGAAGAAGATTATCAGTTCGGTTTTTACAGCAGCTATACAGCTGAAATCGACAATATTGCACTAAATGCCCCTTACTACTTAATTTGTAAAGCAGCCGGAAACGACAGAGGTGATGGAGCCACTCAGACAGGCCATCCCCAGGATGGAGGCGCAGACGGTTACGACTGTATTGGATATAAAGGAAATGCCAAAAATATTTTAACCGTTGGTGCAACCAGAGATGTAGCCGGCGGATACAGCGGAAACCCTGCCGATGTGGAAATGACAAGTTTCTCAAGCTGGGGACCCACAGATGATGGCCGCATAAAACCCGATATTAGTGGCAATGGTTATAATCTCTATTCAACATATGACGGCAATAACTCGGATTACAACGCAATCAGTGGCACATCAATGGCCACGCCTAATGTAACAGGCTCATTACTGCTTTTACAGGAACATTATAACGAAAACTATGGCGGTTTTATGAAAGCTGCCACACTGAAAGCACTGGCCATTCATACAGCAGACGAAACCGGACCAAATGACGGACCGGATTATATGTTTGGATGGGGATTGCTCAACACTGAGTCAGCAGCGAAGGTCATTACCGATAAAGATGTTTACTCATTCATTAAAGAAGAATCACTCACTGATGGAGCAACCTATACCCTTGAAGTTACTGCTGCAGGAACAGAACCTTTAGTTGCAACCATTGTTTGGGCCGACCCGGCCGGGACACCTGTTCCAGCGCAGCTTGACCCAACCGATGTAATGCTCGTAAACGATTTAGACATGACCATTGACGATGGTACCACAAATTACTATCCGTGGAAACTCGATGGTCAGAACCCGGCAAACGCAGCCACAACAGGTGATAATAACGTTGACAATGTGGAGAAAGTCTATATTGCCAGCCCCACAGCCGGAACTTATACAATAACTATAAACCACGATGGAACAATAACAGACGGCCCCCAAAACTTTTCATTAATTGTTTCAGGTATCTCTAATGGATATGCAACTGTTAATACAGGAGCTGTAAGTAATGTCACAAAAACCTCAGCAGATATTGCAGGTGAAGTGCTCAATGACAATGGCAGTGCTGTATCAGAGAGAGGATTCGTATACAATACAACCGGTTCGCCTACAACCGTCGATACCAAAGTTCAGGTAGGAAGCGGTACCGGGTCCTTCAGTACAACAATCTCGGGTTTGACACAGGGTACAACCTACTATGTAAACACATATGCCATCAATACAGAAGGAACAGCTTATGGAACTGCCAGGTCGTTCACCACGCTGAAAGATAATATTTTCTACGATGGTTTCGAAACCGACAAAGGTTGGACATTTAACGATGAATGGGAAAGAGGAGCCCCACAAGCCGAAGGAGGTGTAAACTATGGAAATCCCGACCCCGGAGTTGCTTTCAGTGGATCGAATATTCTGGGACTGGATCTTTCAGGTTACGGGAGTAACCCAGGTGATTACGAACCCAGTTTGGCAGACAGAGAAGCATATGCTTATAGTCCGGTTATCAATTGTAGCAACTACACCAACGTTGGTCTTGAATTTCAACGCTGGCTAAATATTGAATCACCAACCTACGATCATGCTTATATAGATATCTCCACAGATGGTGGTAGCATATGGACAGAAATCTGGACAAATACTGCTGGAATTGAAGATGCTACCTGGAATGAAATTACATTGGATATCTCATCCTATGCAGATGGAGCGAGTAGTGTTCAAATAAGATTTTCAATAGGTGCAACAGATGGAGGCTGGCAATACAGCGGATGGAATATTGATGAATTTTATATTACAGGAATTCCAACAAACACCTACACGACTACTTTCACAGTTACAGATGACAGCGATGGGCACCCCATTACAGGAGCCAATATCAACATCAATAGTAGCCTTTTAACCACCAACACTAGCGGTGAAGCCACTATTGACTTGCCTGATGGAACATATAGTTACAGCATAACAAAAAACGGATATCGCGATACCACAAGTTCCATTACAGTAAATGGAGCTGCTGTTAACGAAAACGTTGCACTTACGCCCTATCCCCCATTAAGTTTCAATCACAGTATAACAAATGTGACCTGCAATGGTGGCACAGATGGCATCATCACCATCTCCAATATAAGTGGTGGCTCTGGTAGCGGATACCAATACTCTAGCGATGGAGGTTCGTCGTGGCAAACCGAAACCATGTTTACTGGTTTGTCAGCAAGCGATTACAACCTCCAGGTTAAAGACGATGCCAACAATTATAGCAGCATTACAACCGTAAGCATAACTGAGCCAGCAGCCATAACCTTCGATGTAGCTGTTACAGACGTATCGGTTTATGGCGGATCAGATGGTGCCATTGATATAAATAACGCAGCAGGAGGAAGTGGATCTTATGAGTATAGCATTGATAACGGCGTCACATATCATGCATCAGCATCGTTTACCGATCTTACTGCGGGCGATTATACTATCATTGTTCGTGACCTGATGGGCTGCGCAAGCGCTCCTGCATCAGCCACAATAAATCAACCACCACCGCCAGAATATACAGTTACTTTTAATGTAACCGATGCCGATGATAGTCATGCCATTGATGGAGCAACAATCGAAATCAACAACACAACCATTACCACAGATACAAATGGCGAAGCAACAATCAATCTGCCTGACAATGACTACCCATATACTGCCAATAAAAACGGCTATGAAGCCTATAGTGGCAATGTGGCAGTAAGTGGAGCAGATATTACAGAAAACATTCAGCTTACACCCTACGGTCCCATAACTTTCGATATCAACAGTACAAATGTAACCTGTTACGGAGGAAGCGATGGTATAATCGCAATTGAAAGAGCACAGGGTGGTTCCGGAAGCGGATACATGTATTCCATTGATGGAGGCACCACATGGCAAGCCAACTACCTTTTTGAGAATCTTGCTCCTGGATCTTACGATATACAGGTAAAAGACGGTGAAGGTAATTTAAGTGTTATCATTACCAGATCAATTGTTGAACCTAACGAGGTCACCTTTACCTGGAACGCAACTGATGTAAGCTCCAACGGAGGTTCAGACGGCGAAATAGAATTTACCAATGTAAGTGGAGGATATGCACCCTACGAATACAGTATTGACGAAGGTATAACATGGCAAGGCTCAGAATTATTTACAGGTCTTGCTGCCGGGACCTTCAGTCTGGTTGTTCGCGATGCTAATGGCTGTTTATCACCATTGCAAACAGTAACTATTACTGAACCACCGGTTGAAACCTACACGGTACTTTTTGTGGTAATGGCCGACGGACATCCAACTGATGCTGCAAGCATTGACATCAACAGTACCACTATAGACACAAATACCGATGGTGAGGCCACAATTGACCTCCCTGATGGAACATATACCTATACTGTAACCCTGGACGAATACGAGGATATTACAGGCTCAGTCACAGTCGCTGGAAGTGACCTCACAGAAAACATCACATTTGTAGGAATTAATGATATTTTTCCACAAGGTGGAGCTCTATACCCGAATCCGACCACTGGCATAGTTCAAATTGAATGGGCCGGACAATGTGAAGTAACAGTATTAAATGCACTGGGTAAAATTATCACCACTAAGGAGGTAAACCAGCAAGCTACACTGAACCTAAGCTCAGCATCAGAAGGTATTTACCTGGTGCGCATTAAAGCAGACAATGAAATATTTACCAAAAGACTCATAATCAACAGATAA
- a CDS encoding shikimate kinase, protein MRVYLVGFMSAGKTTLGFQLARHLRMRFMDLDQCISETEGDSVQDIFEKYGETYFRKKEQQALHNTFTVQQTVIATGGGTPVHFDNMEQMIKHGLTFYLQLPRESIIKRLEKSARERPLIKNKSQEELNRFIEELFEQRKAFYEKAHFEVDASNKNALHYITRILSGYMY, encoded by the coding sequence ATGCGCGTATACCTGGTCGGATTCATGAGTGCTGGAAAAACCACGCTGGGCTTTCAACTGGCCCGGCATCTCAGAATGCGCTTTATGGATCTTGATCAGTGCATTTCAGAAACCGAAGGTGATTCTGTACAGGACATTTTCGAAAAATACGGCGAGACCTATTTCAGGAAAAAAGAACAGCAAGCACTCCACAACACCTTTACAGTGCAACAAACCGTAATTGCCACAGGAGGAGGCACACCCGTTCACTTCGATAATATGGAGCAAATGATCAAGCACGGGCTTACTTTCTACCTCCAGCTGCCCAGGGAAAGCATTATCAAAAGACTGGAAAAATCGGCCAGAGAGCGCCCACTTATAAAAAACAAAAGCCAGGAGGAACTTAACAGATTTATCGAAGAACTGTTTGAACAGAGAAAAGCTTTTTACGAAAAGGCTCATTTTGAGGTAGATGCTTCCAATAAAAATGCTTTACACTACATCACCCGCATACTTTCAGGTTATATGTATTAG